In one Mycobacterium heckeshornense genomic region, the following are encoded:
- a CDS encoding IS110 family transposase, which translates to MNQSTLQRPNSFWCGIDWGGRFHHLCVLDGTGQQLLSRKVAHTVDGLAVLVGLIASFTGAVRIAIERAEGLLVEYLQHHCDAEIYCVSPKISARARERYRMAAAKSDEFDAYVLADTLRHQYAQWRPLAVPSPLLAELTAVSRDRQRILDMQVDTENRLRSILDAYHPCPLHLFSALDRDITLSFIRSYPTPVQAGRITAARMGAFTSRHGYSGRHKPETLVARMQPHLLSASDGTVAGKALAAKAFTEQLALLNTHLRAHDKRLGELLEAHPDTPIFTSFPGIGPVTAAVLISEMGEERSRFPSAPSLLAETGLAPVTKVSGRTRQVRFRYAANRRMRHAIDWWMFVAVREDLWSADIYQHARAAGQPHHRALRGLGARWCRILWRCWHDHNPYDPAIHHRATAA; encoded by the coding sequence ATGAATCAGAGTACTCTGCAACGGCCGAACAGCTTCTGGTGTGGGATCGACTGGGGCGGGCGCTTCCATCACCTGTGTGTGCTGGATGGCACCGGCCAGCAGCTGCTCAGTCGCAAGGTCGCTCACACCGTCGATGGTCTGGCCGTCCTGGTCGGGTTGATTGCTTCGTTCACCGGTGCGGTCCGGATCGCGATCGAGCGGGCCGAAGGGCTACTGGTCGAATATCTCCAGCACCACTGCGATGCCGAAATTTATTGCGTGTCACCGAAAATCTCGGCGCGAGCACGCGAACGCTATCGGATGGCGGCCGCCAAGTCCGACGAATTCGATGCCTATGTGTTGGCCGATACGTTGCGTCACCAGTATGCCCAGTGGCGGCCGTTGGCCGTTCCGTCGCCGCTTCTAGCGGAGCTGACCGCAGTGAGCCGCGATCGTCAACGCATCCTGGATATGCAGGTGGACACCGAGAATCGACTGCGGTCAATCTTGGATGCCTATCATCCGTGCCCGTTGCACCTGTTTTCTGCACTGGACCGGGACATCACCCTGTCCTTCATCCGCAGCTATCCCACTCCCGTGCAGGCGGGCCGGATCACCGCTGCGCGGATGGGCGCGTTCACGTCCCGGCACGGCTACAGTGGCCGGCACAAACCCGAGACACTTGTCGCCCGGATGCAGCCGCATCTGCTATCGGCGAGCGACGGCACCGTTGCTGGCAAAGCGTTGGCGGCCAAAGCATTCACCGAACAACTGGCTCTACTCAACACCCATTTGCGAGCCCATGACAAACGACTGGGCGAACTGCTCGAGGCGCACCCGGACACCCCGATCTTCACCAGTTTCCCCGGCATCGGACCGGTCACCGCCGCCGTGTTGATCTCCGAAATGGGTGAGGAGCGCAGTCGTTTTCCTTCGGCGCCGTCATTGTTGGCAGAGACCGGCTTGGCTCCGGTCACCAAGGTGTCCGGGCGCACACGTCAGGTTCGCTTCCGCTACGCCGCCAACCGGCGGATGCGGCACGCCATCGACTGGTGGATGTTCGTCGCCGTCCGTGAAGACCTCTGGTCGGCCGACATCTACCAACACGCCCGCGCCGCCGGCCAACCACACCATCGTGCCCTGCGTGGCCTGGGCGCCCGCTGGTGTCGCATCTTGTGGCGCTGCTGGCACGACCACAACCCCTACGACCCGGCCATCCACCACCGCGCCACCGCCGCCTAA